The Candidatus Poribacteria bacterium genome segment GCACGAGATGAAAAACCATCTGAATCACGGATTAAACGGAGGACGCGGATTGCACGGATTCTACATCAATTAGTGGCACGGCGGATCTTTTCCCTGTCAACCCAACCTACGATCCCGTCATAATGTCACTGGGTTTCACCGGCAAGTTGCAACGCTTTATCAATGAGTGCGGAACTCAGATATAAACCATGAGCCTGCAACTCCGTTATAGGAGGCCGAATCGCATTAATCAACCCTTGTTCTTTTGCAAGTAGTAGAACGCCAATCGTTCCGGTAACCTGTAATCCAACCTGTTGGGCATATCTGCGAGCTTTCAGTTCGTCAATGATAACTAGACGTGCATTGTGTTCTTCGGCTAGAGCTAAAACTGAAGCTTCCCCTTGATGGAGTCCCGCATAAGCCGCCTGTTGTGGATAAGTCAAACGAACGGTTTTAATCCAAGGGGCCTTATCAAGCGATGCTTGGCGTTCTATTGGCTTGATTTCGAGAAACTCCGCTTTGACCGCCGGTGGAATCCAGATTTCTGTGTAGATTTTCCGCAACAAAGCAAGTTGGTCAAGTGACCATAGCGCGACGAGCGGTGTATTATTGACGATGACTGGCTTTTCTTGCATTTGCGAGAGATTGCTCAAGTTCCTCAGGCCTTTCTCCAAAGGGCGACAGTCCGTGCTCTCCAAGCAGAAATATAAATGTGGAGCGTGGCACCCCC includes the following:
- a CDS encoding DUF3368 domain-containing protein — translated: MQEKPVIVNNTPLVALWSLDQLALLRKIYTEIWIPPAVKAEFLEIKPIERQASLDKAPWIKTVRLTYPQQAAYAGLHQGEASVLALAEEHNARLVIIDELKARRYAQQVGLQVTGTIGVLLLAKEQGLINAIRPPITELQAHGLYLSSALIDKALQLAGETQ